Proteins encoded in a region of the Calditrichota bacterium genome:
- a CDS encoding dihydroorotase: MIHFIPDIVFKNGQIYEDSTGEFVPGDLLIKNGKIEAVGQNLPASGAAVDVEGAWILPGLIDMHVHLREPGQEYKE; this comes from the coding sequence ATGATCCATTTTATTCCGGATATTGTGTTCAAAAACGGTCAGATTTACGAGGATTCAACCGGTGAATTTGTTCCAGGTGATCTGCTGATCAAAAACGGCAAAATCGAGGCGGTTGGACAAAACCTGCCGGCTTCCGGTGCAGCGGTGGATGTTGAAGGTGCCTGGATTCTGCCGGGACTGATCGATATGCACGTTCATTTGCGCGAACCCGGGCAGGAGTACAAGGAAA
- a CDS encoding aspartate carbamoyltransferase catalytic subunit produces the protein MRLKSRHLLGLEGVSKEEITLLLDTAESFKSVMERPIPKVPTLRGMTIVNLFFEPSTRTRISFELAEKRLSADIVNFSASTSSVLKGETLKDTAQNIEAMKIDMVVIRHSAPGAPLFLSQKLKSAIVNAGDGAHEHPTQALLDMMTLRQEVGGLEGLRVLIVGDIAHSRVARSNIYGLLTMGAKVSVCGPPTLLPVEVEKLGVEVFYNLDNALSQADVVNVLRIQLERQGRGLFPSIREYREQFGITTERLKKMGKNFIIMHPGPMNRGVEIDSDVADSGNSVILHQVTNGVAVRMAVLYLLSGVDSKGL, from the coding sequence ATGCGGTTAAAAAGCCGTCACTTGTTGGGATTAGAGGGTGTTTCAAAGGAAGAAATTACGCTGCTGCTGGACACGGCGGAATCCTTTAAAAGTGTGATGGAACGGCCCATTCCGAAGGTTCCCACACTTCGTGGAATGACGATTGTGAATTTGTTCTTCGAACCCTCCACACGCACCCGAATTTCGTTTGAATTGGCCGAAAAACGACTGTCGGCAGATATTGTGAATTTCTCGGCCTCCACTTCCAGCGTTCTTAAGGGAGAAACGCTGAAAGACACGGCGCAGAACATCGAAGCCATGAAAATCGATATGGTTGTCATCCGCCATTCGGCACCCGGTGCACCGCTTTTTCTCAGCCAGAAGCTGAAATCCGCTATTGTCAATGCAGGTGACGGAGCCCATGAGCACCCCACGCAGGCCCTACTTGATATGATGACGCTCCGCCAAGAAGTGGGCGGACTGGAAGGACTGCGGGTGCTCATTGTCGGGGATATTGCCCATAGCCGGGTGGCACGCTCCAATATCTACGGACTTTTGACGATGGGAGCCAAGGTATCCGTCTGTGGTCCGCCCACACTTTTACCGGTAGAGGTAGAAAAATTGGGGGTGGAGGTGTTTTACAACCTGGATAATGCCCTTTCCCAGGCAGATGTAGTGAATGTGTTGCGAATCCAGTTGGAACGGCAGGGAAGAGGACTGTTCCCGTCCATTCGGGAGTACCGGGAGCAATTTGGTATTACGACGGAACGCCTTAAAAAAATGGGGAAGAATTTTATCATCATGCATCCGGGTCCCATGAACCGCGGGGTGGAAATCGACAGTGATGTGGCCGACAGCGGAAACTCCGTTATTTTGCATCAGGTAACCAATGGCGTGGCTGTCCGCATGGCGGTGCTCTATCTTCTGAGCGGTGTGGATAGCAAAGGATTGTAA